The following are from one region of the Moritella sp. 24 genome:
- the chrA gene encoding chromate efflux transporter: protein MKQVLEVFWQFFTLGWISFGGPAAHIGYFEKTFVQKLKWIDSESYARLISLSQFLPGPGSSQIGFAIGLRRAGVIGGFTAFIAFTFPSVLLLYILATTNATQDAAWLVSMTHGLKLLAVVVVADATLNMYKGFCKERSTVTICVVTAAVLLIAPSLLTQMLVLIAAGIVGMQLKKPSEASTSVTSKGRVNYLPLAIFAVLFAGLPLLTNSPAWLTVFADFYQSGSLVFGGGHVVLPMLQQALGDAIDTDRFLMGYAAAQAVPGPMFSLSAFLGADLLASSPLAGALIATVAIFLPGFLLVLGFHGAWESLAAKPKVAGAVWGINAAVVGLLMSALYSPVFTSAIVSPVDMAAVIIGFFALRTLKLPIMAVVASFIAFGYIMGL from the coding sequence ATGAAGCAAGTTTTGGAAGTATTTTGGCAGTTTTTTACATTGGGGTGGATCAGTTTTGGTGGCCCAGCTGCACACATAGGTTATTTTGAGAAAACATTCGTTCAAAAATTAAAATGGATAGATAGCGAAAGCTATGCAAGGTTAATTTCATTAAGTCAGTTTTTACCTGGCCCAGGCTCAAGTCAGATCGGTTTTGCTATCGGTTTACGTCGCGCGGGTGTTATTGGTGGTTTTACTGCTTTTATAGCATTCACGTTCCCTTCTGTATTGCTACTCTATATTCTAGCGACAACAAATGCCACACAAGACGCTGCATGGCTAGTGAGCATGACGCATGGACTTAAGCTGTTAGCAGTTGTGGTTGTTGCTGATGCAACGCTTAATATGTACAAAGGTTTTTGTAAAGAACGCAGTACGGTGACGATTTGTGTTGTTACTGCGGCTGTATTATTGATCGCGCCGAGTTTATTAACGCAAATGCTGGTACTTATTGCTGCTGGTATTGTTGGAATGCAACTTAAAAAACCAAGTGAAGCATCAACATCTGTTACGTCAAAGGGTCGTGTTAATTATTTACCACTGGCTATATTTGCGGTGTTATTTGCGGGATTACCGTTATTAACGAATTCACCAGCGTGGTTAACTGTTTTTGCTGATTTTTATCAGTCAGGTAGTTTAGTATTTGGTGGTGGTCATGTTGTACTACCTATGCTGCAGCAAGCATTAGGAGACGCTATTGATACAGACCGTTTCTTAATGGGTTATGCCGCAGCTCAAGCTGTACCTGGCCCAATGTTTTCGTTATCGGCATTTTTAGGTGCTGACTTGTTAGCGAGTTCACCTTTAGCGGGGGCGTTAATTGCGACAGTTGCTATTTTCTTACCGGGTTTCTTACTGGTACTTGGTTTCCATGGTGCATGGGAATCGTTAGCGGCTAAACCTAAGGTTGCTGGTGCGGTATGGGGTATTAATGCTGCTGTTGTCGGTTTATTGATGTCAGCCCTTTATAGTCCGGTATTTACATCTGCGATAGTAAGCCCTGTTGATATGGCTGCTGTGATTATTGGTTTCTTTGCACTACGTACATTGAAATTACCGATTATGGCTGTCGTTGCTAGCTTTATCGCCTTTGGTTATATCATGGGACTTTAA
- a CDS encoding cobalamin-binding protein, producing MTEETTEMLYILGEESRIAGISGFTVRPPHARQAHPKVSAFISAKVDKILDLKPDLVLGFSDMQADIAGSLIKQGIAVHIFNQRSVDEVFSMIMMLASLVGASDKAAIWLQEIEAKIERIKLNAAKHSQRPKVYFELWNDPLMSGIQWVSELIEIAGGEECFPDLAKESLAKNRIIADPSIVVDANPDIIIGSWCGRKFKPENVAAREGWDTIKAVKNNQLYEVKSANILQPGPAALTDGLDQLVAIIEAWQQQNSNESENV from the coding sequence TTGACAGAAGAGACAACTGAAATGTTGTATATATTGGGCGAGGAATCTCGTATAGCCGGTATTTCAGGTTTTACTGTTCGTCCACCACACGCGCGACAAGCGCATCCTAAAGTATCTGCATTTATCTCTGCTAAAGTCGATAAAATATTAGATTTAAAACCTGATCTCGTTCTTGGATTTTCTGACATGCAAGCTGACATTGCGGGTTCACTAATTAAGCAGGGGATTGCGGTTCACATCTTTAATCAACGTTCTGTAGATGAAGTATTTAGTATGATCATGATGCTCGCAAGCCTTGTAGGTGCGAGTGATAAAGCGGCAATTTGGCTGCAAGAGATCGAGGCTAAGATAGAGCGAATCAAGCTGAACGCAGCTAAACATAGTCAACGTCCTAAAGTGTATTTCGAATTGTGGAATGATCCATTAATGTCGGGTATTCAATGGGTATCAGAGCTAATCGAAATTGCGGGGGGTGAAGAGTGCTTCCCTGACTTGGCTAAAGAGTCATTAGCAAAGAACCGTATTATTGCCGATCCAAGTATTGTGGTAGACGCGAATCCGGATATCATTATCGGTTCATGGTGTGGGCGTAAGTTTAAACCTGAGAATGTCGCTGCAAGAGAGGGCTGGGATACTATTAAGGCAGTAAAGAATAATCAGTTATACGAAGTTAAATCAGCCAATATTTTACAACCTGGGCCAGCTGCGTTAACTGACGGTTTAGATCAACTTGTTGCTATTATTGAAGCATGGCAACAACAAAATTCGAATGAAAGTGAGAACGTATAA